The following proteins are co-located in the Sporolactobacillus pectinivorans genome:
- the pcrA gene encoding DNA helicase PcrA: MDSISQELLEGLNPEQLKAVRHHEGPLLIMAGAGSGKTRVLTHRMAYLMIERDVAPWNLLAITFTNKAAKEMRERLEKLAGPLVNDVWVSTFHSMCVRILRRDIDRLGISRNFSILDSTDQQSVVKHILKDQNLDPKKFTPRSILGRISGAKNELKTAANFAKIAMGPFDEVVRDVYIEYEKRLLQNQSLDFDDLIMTTVHLFQRVPETLAYYQKKFQYIHVDEYQDTNRAQYLLVHMLADRLKNLCVVGDSDQSIYGWRGADIHNILSFEEDYPDATVIKLEQNYRSTKKILDAANHVIQNNHNRKPKNLWTENADGQKIAYFKAGTEHEEAYYVAGKMQELYKDGFKYADLAVLYRTNAQSRVIEETLVKSNIPYRMVGSIKFYDRKEIKDILAYLRLVANPDDEISLARVINEPKRGIGASSMDKLADYAIRADLSLMQAIAEIDQIGIAARTAKKMEAFSEMIMNWSKMQEFLSVTDLVEEVLDKSGYREALKAERTIEAQSRLENLDELLSVTKEFEASHDDKSLINFLTELALDTDVDETEDTAVQDTVTLMTLHSAKGLEFPVVFLVGMEEGIFPHSRALDDENEMEEERRLAYVGITRAKQRLFLTSAQVRMLFGQTVTNPVSRFIKEIPEALLDTEEPEHQEVAGRFDRPSLSSAPFASRLASVYKKPAPMLQKRPTGNEEWHAGDKVLHKKWGQGTVVSTKGSGDSVELDIVFPSPVGLKRLLGAFAPIEKV; the protein is encoded by the coding sequence ATGGACAGTATTTCACAGGAACTGCTCGAGGGACTGAATCCTGAGCAGCTTAAGGCGGTCAGACATCACGAGGGGCCGCTTCTGATTATGGCTGGCGCGGGAAGCGGCAAAACACGCGTGCTGACGCACCGCATGGCCTATCTGATGATTGAAAGGGATGTGGCGCCGTGGAATCTGCTGGCGATCACTTTTACTAATAAAGCGGCAAAAGAAATGAGGGAACGGCTCGAGAAACTGGCCGGGCCGCTTGTTAATGATGTCTGGGTGTCCACTTTTCATTCGATGTGTGTGCGCATTCTAAGGCGTGACATTGACCGGCTTGGGATCAGCCGCAATTTTTCTATTCTCGATTCAACAGACCAGCAGTCAGTGGTCAAGCATATTCTGAAAGACCAGAATCTGGATCCAAAAAAATTTACTCCGCGCAGCATCCTTGGAAGAATCAGCGGAGCTAAAAATGAGCTGAAAACGGCGGCAAATTTTGCAAAAATAGCGATGGGACCGTTTGACGAGGTTGTCAGGGATGTCTACATAGAGTACGAAAAGCGCCTGCTGCAAAATCAGTCCCTTGATTTTGACGATCTGATTATGACGACCGTGCATCTGTTTCAGCGCGTGCCTGAAACTCTGGCATACTATCAGAAAAAGTTTCAATATATTCATGTCGATGAATACCAGGATACGAACCGTGCCCAGTACTTGCTTGTCCATATGCTGGCGGACCGCCTCAAAAATCTGTGTGTGGTCGGGGATTCGGACCAATCTATTTATGGGTGGCGCGGGGCAGATATTCATAACATCCTCTCTTTCGAGGAAGACTACCCGGATGCAACGGTAATCAAGCTCGAACAAAATTACCGCTCAACAAAGAAGATTCTGGATGCTGCCAACCATGTGATTCAGAATAACCACAATCGGAAGCCGAAGAATCTGTGGACTGAAAATGCGGACGGCCAGAAAATTGCTTATTTCAAGGCTGGAACGGAGCATGAGGAAGCCTATTACGTGGCCGGGAAAATGCAGGAACTGTACAAAGATGGGTTCAAGTACGCCGATCTGGCGGTACTGTACCGGACGAATGCGCAGTCCCGCGTGATTGAAGAGACGCTTGTTAAATCGAATATTCCGTATCGGATGGTTGGAAGTATCAAGTTCTATGACCGCAAGGAAATAAAAGATATTCTGGCTTATCTGCGTCTGGTGGCCAACCCGGATGACGAGATTAGTCTGGCACGCGTCATCAACGAACCGAAACGTGGCATCGGGGCTTCATCCATGGATAAACTCGCGGATTACGCGATCCGTGCCGATCTGTCACTCATGCAGGCGATCGCTGAAATAGACCAGATCGGGATTGCCGCGCGAACCGCAAAAAAAATGGAAGCATTTTCCGAGATGATCATGAACTGGTCGAAAATGCAGGAGTTTCTGTCGGTTACAGACTTAGTGGAAGAGGTGCTTGATAAATCAGGGTATCGCGAAGCACTGAAAGCCGAACGGACCATCGAAGCCCAGAGCCGGCTTGAAAACCTGGATGAATTGCTTTCCGTGACAAAGGAATTTGAAGCATCGCACGATGACAAATCTTTAATCAATTTTTTGACCGAACTCGCCCTTGACACGGATGTTGATGAGACGGAAGACACGGCAGTTCAGGATACAGTAACCTTGATGACCTTGCATTCGGCTAAGGGGCTGGAATTCCCCGTTGTATTTCTTGTCGGCATGGAAGAGGGCATTTTTCCACATTCAAGGGCTTTGGATGATGAGAATGAAATGGAGGAAGAGCGGCGGCTGGCCTATGTCGGCATCACCCGCGCTAAGCAGCGCCTTTTCCTGACTTCGGCCCAGGTGCGCATGCTGTTCGGGCAGACCGTAACTAATCCGGTATCGCGTTTTATCAAGGAAATACCTGAAGCACTGCTCGACACTGAAGAGCCGGAACATCAGGAGGTGGCCGGCCGTTTTGACAGACCTTCACTATCGAGTGCACCATTTGCCAGCCGTTTAGCATCCGTATACAAAAAACCTGCACCAATGCTTCAGAAACGGCCGACAGGAAATGAGGAATGGCATGCGGGAGACAAAGTGCTGCATAAAAAGTGGGGCCAAGGGACGGTTGTCAGCACAAAGGGAAGCGGCGACAGTGTAGAATTGGACATTGTTTTCCCAAGCCCGGTTGGATTGAAACGGCTGCTCGGCGCTTTTGCGCCGATTGAAAAGGTGTAA
- a CDS encoding YerC/YecD family TrpR-related protein, whose product MQIDKLRGKALDQLFDAILTLKDREEAYRFFDDLCTMGEIQSLSQRLEVARMLMAGHTYHHIEEETGASTATISRVKRCINFGNEGYQMTLDRLNAGK is encoded by the coding sequence TTGCAAATCGATAAATTAAGAGGCAAGGCGCTGGATCAGCTGTTTGATGCTATTCTGACATTAAAAGACCGTGAAGAAGCCTATCGTTTTTTTGATGATTTGTGCACCATGGGAGAGATTCAGTCGCTGTCGCAGCGGCTGGAAGTAGCGAGAATGCTGATGGCCGGCCACACGTATCATCACATTGAGGAAGAGACAGGCGCAAGCACGGCGACAATCTCCCGTGTCAAACGCTGTATCAATTTTGGCAATGAAGGTTATCAGATGACACTTGACCGGTTGAATGCAGGCAAATGA
- a CDS encoding adenine deaminase C-terminal domain-containing protein: protein MLENARYLNTYMKSWERANIWIDHDRIVYVGDRLPVKMNGKTEQVDCSGLVLVPGYIEPHVHPGQLYNPVTLAAYAAPLGTTTLICDNAILFRCLSDVEAFKVIDHLAELPATFYWWCRYDPQSEVIHSLFNDKRIKAWLNHPLVVQGGELTGWPQVVHGNDQILSWMRETKLLRKPIESHLPGASERTLTQLKLFGADCDHEAMTGKEAVMRLKLGYTVSLRYSSIRPDLPDILKAMLDEGVHHFDHVYMNMDGSTPAFLKDGVCDHLIRIALEAGVPAEDAYMMASSNIASHYNLGDRIGHIAPGRVANINFLKSPSDPRPVSVLSKGKWVLRDGKRIDDAFSGYNFADDLEKIQMDFQLSPRDLDSASSTGLDMVNDVITRPFELAPVAVDSKLPDGTLYLTLADKAGKWFVNSYLRGFARNLSGFAGSFSTTGDILIIGRNKADMVAAFNRLKTTGGGLVIVKDGKIAVELALPLLGCMSELPMDQLIEEAEKFEKQLRQAGYSFGDPFFSLLFLSSTHLPYIRITPKGLFDVMHGELIVGEGPRK, encoded by the coding sequence GTGCTTGAGAATGCGCGTTATCTGAATACCTATATGAAGTCATGGGAACGTGCGAATATTTGGATTGACCATGACCGGATTGTCTATGTAGGCGACCGCCTGCCTGTAAAGATGAACGGAAAAACTGAACAGGTAGACTGTTCCGGATTGGTACTTGTTCCCGGCTATATTGAGCCGCATGTCCATCCGGGACAGCTTTATAATCCTGTGACTCTGGCCGCGTACGCGGCGCCGCTCGGCACAACAACGCTAATCTGTGATAACGCTATTTTGTTCCGGTGCCTGAGTGATGTAGAAGCATTCAAAGTGATCGATCATCTGGCGGAACTGCCTGCGACGTTTTATTGGTGGTGCCGCTACGATCCCCAGTCAGAGGTGATTCATTCCCTTTTTAATGACAAAAGGATCAAAGCATGGCTGAATCATCCGCTCGTCGTTCAGGGCGGTGAGCTGACCGGTTGGCCGCAGGTTGTACATGGAAATGACCAGATTCTTTCATGGATGCGTGAAACGAAACTGCTCAGGAAGCCGATTGAGTCTCACCTTCCGGGAGCATCTGAGCGCACACTGACTCAGCTGAAACTTTTTGGCGCAGACTGCGACCATGAAGCGATGACCGGTAAGGAAGCTGTCATGCGTTTGAAGCTGGGTTATACGGTGTCTTTGCGCTACTCGTCAATACGGCCTGATTTGCCGGATATCCTGAAAGCCATGCTGGACGAGGGTGTCCACCATTTTGACCATGTGTACATGAACATGGACGGCTCAACACCGGCATTTCTAAAGGATGGTGTCTGCGATCATCTGATTCGGATCGCCCTCGAGGCAGGCGTGCCAGCCGAAGATGCCTACATGATGGCATCCAGCAATATCGCATCGCACTATAATCTGGGCGACCGAATCGGTCACATAGCTCCGGGCAGAGTGGCGAATATTAATTTTCTTAAATCCCCTTCCGATCCGCGCCCGGTCTCGGTGCTTTCAAAGGGCAAGTGGGTTCTAAGGGATGGGAAACGGATTGATGATGCTTTTTCCGGCTATAATTTTGCCGATGATCTGGAAAAAATTCAGATGGATTTTCAACTGAGTCCCCGCGATCTTGATTCTGCATCATCAACTGGATTGGACATGGTGAACGATGTGATCACCCGTCCTTTTGAGCTGGCGCCCGTTGCGGTGGACAGCAAGCTTCCCGATGGTACGCTCTACCTGACACTGGCAGACAAAGCGGGAAAATGGTTCGTCAATTCTTATTTGCGCGGGTTTGCACGGAATCTGTCCGGATTTGCGGGTAGTTTTTCAACAACCGGAGATATCCTGATTATTGGACGAAATAAGGCGGATATGGTTGCCGCCTTTAACCGGCTGAAAACGACGGGAGGTGGCCTCGTGATCGTTAAGGATGGGAAAATCGCTGTGGAGCTTGCCCTTCCGTTGCTCGGATGTATGTCCGAACTGCCGATGGATCAGCTTATTGAAGAGGCAGAAAAATTTGAAAAGCAGCTTCGACAGGCGGGTTATTCTTTTGGCGATCCGTTTTTCAGCCTGTTGTTTCTGTCATCGACGCATCTGCCTTATATCCGTATCACACCCAAAGGACTTTTTGATGTCATGCACGGAGAATTAATTGTTGGAGAGGGCCCCCGAAAATGA
- a CDS encoding HAD-IA family hydrolase, with the protein MNILWDFDGTLFDTYPVYVKLMKKILGPDVNGSEIYAQLKVSFTHAFDYFNVSESQASRFFSLFRETPAQTFKPFKDVEKVLDFADKSVIMTHNNRTDLFKILELHGFKKYFADAVTSDDHFPRKTDPASYVYLNNKYSIDLVIGDRELDIIPGKKIGAKTCLFQNKKPGADFYLDEYKDFFTVVHV; encoded by the coding sequence ATGAACATATTATGGGATTTTGACGGTACACTTTTTGATACATACCCGGTCTATGTAAAATTGATGAAAAAAATTCTCGGGCCGGATGTCAACGGCAGTGAAATTTACGCCCAACTGAAAGTGTCTTTCACACATGCGTTCGATTACTTCAATGTTTCTGAATCCCAGGCAAGCCGCTTTTTTTCTTTGTTCCGTGAAACCCCGGCGCAGACATTCAAACCTTTTAAGGATGTGGAAAAAGTTCTGGATTTCGCGGATAAAAGTGTTATCATGACCCATAACAACCGGACCGATCTTTTTAAAATACTGGAGCTCCACGGATTTAAAAAGTATTTTGCCGACGCTGTGACAAGCGATGATCACTTTCCCAGGAAGACCGATCCGGCTTCATACGTGTATCTCAATAACAAGTATTCGATTGATCTGGTAATTGGAGACCGGGAGTTAGACATCATTCCGGGGAAAAAAATCGGCGCAAAAACGTGCCTTTTTCAGAATAAAAAACCTGGTGCAGATTTTTATCTGGATGAGTATAAGGATTTCTTCACCGTAGTCCATGTGTAA
- a CDS encoding L-lactate dehydrogenase codes for MSKTVRKVGIVGIGNVGKAAASAVLHENVADELYLSDIDSERAKGEAWDFADSIEVTPSRTRVYEVPLEGLAACDVILVSVTERSQIPKGSRLELLKGTAAIAYDIVPKLRKAGFNGIYVIATNPCDIITYLFYHLSGLPKNQVIGTGTALDSMRLRRQISEALGGIDPRSISAYMVGEHGDSQIAAWSHVRIGGQSLNDYEAENSDRFGKIDREKIEDAARHFGWEIHKRKGNTQFGIGNQLAFFAKSILNDARNITPASVILDGEYGQKNVSAGVPIVLGRNGVEEILRFHLSDKEQESFNASAKLIKGYIDQTLAEHEGTPAQ; via the coding sequence GTGAGCAAAACAGTCAGAAAAGTTGGTATTGTTGGAATAGGAAATGTCGGGAAGGCGGCCGCTTCGGCCGTTCTGCACGAGAATGTTGCGGACGAGCTGTATCTTTCGGATATTGACAGTGAACGGGCAAAAGGTGAGGCATGGGATTTCGCCGACAGCATTGAAGTAACGCCGTCGCGGACCCGTGTTTACGAAGTGCCGCTGGAAGGCTTGGCGGCCTGTGACGTCATTCTTGTTTCCGTGACAGAAAGGTCGCAGATTCCGAAGGGTTCCCGTCTCGAACTGCTGAAAGGCACCGCAGCCATTGCATATGACATCGTTCCGAAGCTGCGCAAGGCCGGATTCAATGGCATCTACGTTATCGCAACGAACCCATGCGATATAATTACCTACTTATTCTATCATCTGTCCGGACTGCCGAAAAATCAGGTGATTGGCACAGGAACCGCGCTTGACAGCATGAGGCTGCGCCGACAGATTTCCGAAGCGCTCGGCGGCATTGATCCGCGCAGCATCAGCGCTTACATGGTCGGCGAACACGGAGATTCTCAGATCGCAGCATGGTCTCATGTCCGGATCGGCGGCCAATCGCTTAACGACTATGAAGCTGAGAACAGTGATCGGTTTGGGAAAATAGATCGCGAAAAAATCGAAGACGCAGCTCGCCATTTTGGTTGGGAGATTCATAAACGCAAGGGCAACACACAGTTCGGGATCGGCAATCAGCTTGCTTTCTTTGCTAAATCGATTTTAAATGATGCGCGTAACATTACACCCGCTTCCGTTATCCTTGACGGTGAATACGGACAGAAAAATGTGTCGGCAGGTGTTCCGATTGTTCTGGGTAGAAATGGAGTAGAGGAGATCCTCCGCTTCCATCTGAGTGACAAAGAGCAGGAATCATTCAATGCCTCGGCAAAACTGATCAAGGGCTATATTGATCAGACACTGGCTGAGCATGAAGGAACCCCCGCACAGTGA
- a CDS encoding PLP-dependent aminotransferase family protein: protein MKTVVPALNREDSQPLYVQLFTYFINEIKENRLPYGCKLPSKRKLSSFLKVSLNTIDSAYQQLLAEGYVESRPRSGMFVIYKDEHLNSHRQEESGISKKHVISNDEKSEFIDFSHGKVDTDHFPYPLLRKYSRQLYSKEGSRFFQNGPFQGSPSLRHEIATYLYQSRGVICDPSQVVIGSGTQYLLGQLLQILPQNMTFAMENPGFHRVRELVHYLGIPRADIPVEFDGLAIDPICKMNTGIVYLTPSHQFPLGMILPVSKRIELVKWANEKENRYVIEDDYDGEFRYAGKPVPSLQGLDQGRSVIYLGTFSKSLIPSLRVSYMILPDTLVDHYLKTFSLLKQTASSLNQQIIYLFMKNGDWEHHIDRMRTLYKHKHQMIIQAIQQYLDEKVLVIGEKSGLHLILQLNNGMGEGALIQSALSVGVKVYPTSIYYASMMKLEQPQILLGFAGLNDSDIQNGIRRLSLVWNK from the coding sequence ATGAAGACCGTTGTTCCGGCATTAAATCGTGAGGATAGCCAACCCTTGTATGTTCAACTGTTTACCTATTTCATTAATGAGATAAAAGAGAATCGGCTGCCTTATGGCTGCAAGCTTCCTTCAAAGCGCAAACTCTCTTCTTTTTTGAAGGTTAGCCTGAATACTATTGACAGTGCGTACCAGCAGCTTCTCGCGGAGGGATACGTCGAAAGCAGACCGCGCAGCGGCATGTTCGTCATTTATAAAGATGAACATCTGAATTCACACAGACAGGAAGAGTCAGGTATCAGCAAAAAGCACGTAATATCGAACGATGAAAAATCTGAATTCATTGATTTTAGCCATGGCAAAGTGGATACCGATCATTTTCCCTATCCATTGCTCAGAAAATACAGTCGTCAGCTTTATTCGAAAGAGGGGTCCCGTTTCTTCCAGAATGGACCTTTCCAAGGTTCACCGTCACTTCGTCATGAAATTGCCACTTACCTTTATCAATCCAGAGGCGTGATTTGCGACCCATCACAGGTTGTTATCGGTTCGGGCACGCAATATTTATTGGGACAATTGCTGCAGATACTTCCACAAAATATGACTTTTGCGATGGAGAATCCAGGCTTTCACCGTGTCCGGGAACTCGTTCATTATCTTGGTATTCCTAGAGCGGATATTCCGGTTGAATTTGATGGACTGGCTATCGACCCGATCTGTAAAATGAATACTGGAATCGTCTACCTGACGCCGTCCCATCAATTCCCCCTGGGTATGATTCTCCCGGTTTCCAAGCGGATTGAGCTAGTCAAGTGGGCGAATGAGAAAGAGAATCGATATGTTATTGAAGACGATTACGATGGCGAGTTTCGCTATGCCGGAAAACCTGTTCCTTCGCTGCAGGGATTGGATCAGGGGCGCTCGGTAATTTATCTGGGAACATTTTCAAAATCACTGATCCCTTCTTTGCGGGTCAGTTACATGATTCTTCCGGACACACTCGTCGACCATTACCTAAAGACGTTTTCTTTGCTCAAGCAAACCGCGTCTTCGCTAAATCAGCAGATCATCTATCTGTTTATGAAAAATGGAGACTGGGAACACCATATAGACCGGATGCGGACACTTTATAAACATAAACATCAAATGATCATCCAGGCGATTCAACAGTATCTTGATGAAAAAGTATTAGTTATAGGTGAAAAATCCGGCCTCCATCTCATCCTGCAATTGAATAACGGTATGGGTGAGGGAGCGCTGATCCAATCAGCGTTAAGCGTCGGTGTTAAAGTTTATCCCACGTCCATTTATTATGCGTCGATGATGAAACTCGAGCAGCCACAAATTTTGCTTGGATTTGCAGGTTTGAATGACAGCGACATTCAAAATGGGATTCGAAGACTATCCCTGGTCTGGAACAAATGA
- a CDS encoding GNAT family N-acetyltransferase encodes MISIKELKNEDEWRDVFPVVHQLRTQLDETTYLKLVHEACHHEDYHLFALYAQQEPVSIVGFMPMTTLYYGRSIWVCDLVTDEAERSRGYGGKLLDFVQSWSREHGYAVIALSSGLQRKEAHRFYQEKAGYDKVSYVFKKKLD; translated from the coding sequence ATGATTTCTATTAAAGAATTGAAAAATGAAGACGAATGGCGTGACGTTTTTCCAGTCGTGCATCAGCTTCGGACTCAATTGGATGAAACAACTTATTTAAAGCTTGTCCATGAAGCCTGTCACCATGAAGACTATCATCTGTTCGCTCTATACGCACAGCAAGAGCCCGTTTCCATAGTCGGATTTATGCCAATGACAACACTATATTACGGCAGATCTATCTGGGTATGCGACTTAGTTACAGATGAAGCCGAGCGTTCACGTGGATATGGAGGAAAACTGCTCGATTTTGTCCAATCATGGTCAAGAGAGCACGGCTATGCGGTCATTGCACTTTCAAGTGGTTTGCAGAGAAAAGAAGCGCATCGCTTTTATCAGGAAAAGGCGGGATATGACAAAGTCAGTTATGTGTTTAAGAAAAAATTGGATTAA
- the purD gene encoding phosphoribosylamine--glycine ligase, which translates to MNILIVGGGGREHAMAWKAAQSPKVDKLYAAPGSDGMASVAECVPIDVMDFEGLAAFAINHHVDLTLVGPEQPLVGGIVDYFLKQGLKVFGPSKVAAQIEGSKSFAKALMEKYKIPTSHYQSFTDYQEASDYLQKVGAPIVLKADGLAAGKGVIVALTLAEAEQGLKTLMKDKKFAEAGARVVIEEYLEGDEFSLMALVNGSTVAPLAIAQDHKRAYEEDKGPNTGGMGAYSPVPQISQKIVDEAVQTILKPAADSMVLDGCPFTGVLYAGLMLTKNGPKVIEFNCRFGDPETQVVLPRMESDLIQVVLDILNGEQPELLWSDQTAVGTVLASKGYPGSYPKGKKLGNLEALSDDALLFHAGTKKSGADWLTNGGRVLLVTRLGDDLRAARDAVNRDLESIATDNVFFRKDIGHRALEAAGK; encoded by the coding sequence ATGAATATTCTGATTGTCGGCGGTGGCGGCCGTGAGCATGCGATGGCATGGAAAGCCGCACAAAGCCCGAAAGTGGATAAGCTGTATGCGGCACCGGGAAGCGACGGCATGGCTTCTGTAGCCGAATGCGTGCCGATTGACGTGATGGATTTTGAAGGGCTCGCTGCTTTTGCTATAAATCATCATGTCGATCTGACCCTTGTCGGTCCTGAGCAACCACTGGTCGGCGGCATCGTCGATTATTTTTTGAAACAGGGGCTGAAGGTTTTCGGACCCTCCAAGGTCGCTGCACAGATCGAAGGCAGCAAGTCTTTTGCCAAAGCGCTGATGGAAAAGTATAAGATTCCGACATCACACTATCAGTCTTTCACAGACTATCAAGAAGCAAGTGATTATCTCCAGAAAGTCGGCGCGCCGATTGTTCTGAAGGCGGACGGACTGGCCGCGGGCAAGGGTGTAATTGTTGCACTGACACTGGCAGAAGCCGAGCAGGGCCTGAAGACGCTGATGAAGGATAAAAAGTTTGCTGAAGCCGGCGCGCGCGTGGTGATTGAGGAATATCTTGAGGGCGACGAGTTTTCTCTGATGGCGCTGGTCAATGGCAGTACAGTAGCGCCGCTCGCGATTGCTCAGGATCACAAGCGCGCTTACGAAGAGGACAAAGGACCGAACACTGGGGGAATGGGCGCTTACTCCCCGGTACCACAGATTTCACAAAAGATTGTGGACGAAGCTGTCCAAACAATTTTGAAGCCGGCTGCTGATAGTATGGTCCTCGACGGCTGCCCGTTCACCGGCGTGCTGTACGCCGGGCTGATGCTGACGAAGAACGGTCCGAAAGTCATCGAATTCAACTGCCGTTTCGGCGACCCGGAGACACAGGTCGTCCTGCCGCGAATGGAATCCGACCTGATTCAGGTCGTGCTGGACATTCTGAATGGCGAGCAGCCTGAACTCTTATGGTCGGATCAAACGGCGGTCGGAACGGTTCTTGCATCTAAAGGTTACCCGGGATCTTATCCCAAGGGCAAGAAGCTTGGAAATTTGGAGGCACTTTCCGATGATGCATTGCTTTTCCATGCTGGTACGAAAAAGTCTGGTGCTGACTGGCTGACTAATGGCGGTCGAGTGCTGCTTGTTACCAGGCTCGGCGACGACCTTCGTGCAGCGCGCGATGCCGTGAATCGCGACCTTGAAAGCATCGCAACCGACAATGTGTTTTTCAGGAAAGACATCGGCCACCGCGCATTGGAAGCGGCAGGAAAGTAA
- the purH gene encoding bifunctional phosphoribosylaminoimidazolecarboxamide formyltransferase/IMP cyclohydrolase yields MTKRALVSVSDKTGLIDFVKKLVDAGIEIISTGGTKRAIEAADLPVKSVSDVTGFPEILDGRVKTLHPAIHGGLLAVRDKKTHMDAIAEHDIQPIDFVIVNLYPFKETIARPDVAYDEAVENIDIGGPSMLRSAAKNHKSVTVVCDPTDYDQVAESLDENAEVPFELKQKLAAKVFRHTAAYDALIADYFTKQVGEAFPEKLTITYEKKQGLRYGENPHQMAAFYGEPIENESTIAAAKQLHGKELSYNNIRDADAALGIVKEFKEPAAVAVKHMNPCGIGTGKTVNEAYDKAYEADPVSIFGGIVALNREVDAELAEKLHGIFLEIIIAPSYSDEAIAILEKKKKNLRLLQVKMTDDAQDFIQYTSVRGGMLVQDLDTKGYEDIKDNLKVVTERKPTEEEMESLKFAWTIVKHVKSNAIALVNHGRMVGMGGGQTNRVGAAKIALEEAGEKTKGAVLSSDAYFPMSDTVEVAAKAGITAIIQPGGSIRDQESIDMANKYNIAMVMTGMRHFKH; encoded by the coding sequence GTGACAAAACGTGCCTTAGTAAGTGTTTCAGATAAAACAGGACTCATCGATTTTGTTAAAAAGTTAGTGGATGCCGGCATTGAAATCATTTCAACCGGCGGGACAAAAAGGGCAATTGAAGCGGCAGACCTTCCAGTCAAGTCGGTCAGCGATGTCACAGGCTTTCCCGAAATCCTCGACGGACGCGTGAAGACGCTCCACCCGGCGATTCACGGCGGACTGCTCGCTGTACGTGACAAGAAAACCCATATGGATGCGATTGCAGAGCACGACATCCAGCCGATTGATTTTGTGATCGTCAATCTCTATCCTTTTAAAGAAACGATTGCGAGACCGGATGTCGCTTATGACGAAGCGGTCGAAAATATTGATATTGGCGGGCCGAGCATGCTCCGTTCGGCGGCAAAAAATCACAAGAGCGTCACTGTTGTCTGTGATCCCACGGATTATGATCAGGTCGCTGAAAGCCTGGATGAAAATGCCGAGGTTCCTTTTGAACTGAAACAAAAACTGGCTGCTAAAGTATTCCGCCATACAGCCGCTTATGATGCGCTGATTGCCGACTACTTTACAAAGCAGGTCGGTGAGGCATTCCCTGAAAAGCTGACGATCACTTATGAAAAGAAGCAGGGGCTGCGCTACGGTGAAAATCCTCATCAGATGGCGGCTTTTTACGGCGAACCGATCGAAAATGAATCGACGATTGCCGCAGCAAAACAGCTGCATGGAAAAGAACTTTCCTATAACAATATTCGCGATGCGGATGCGGCGCTTGGCATTGTCAAAGAATTCAAGGAACCGGCAGCGGTAGCGGTTAAGCATATGAATCCGTGCGGTATTGGGACGGGTAAAACGGTCAATGAGGCATACGACAAAGCCTATGAAGCGGATCCTGTTTCTATTTTCGGTGGAATTGTTGCTCTGAACCGGGAAGTGGACGCGGAACTGGCGGAAAAACTGCACGGTATTTTTCTGGAAATCATCATTGCTCCTTCATACTCTGATGAAGCGATCGCCATTCTTGAGAAGAAGAAGAAAAACTTGCGTCTGCTGCAGGTGAAGATGACGGATGATGCTCAGGATTTTATTCAGTATACATCTGTACGCGGTGGCATGCTCGTACAGGATCTGGATACAAAGGGCTATGAAGATATCAAGGACAATCTGAAGGTTGTTACGGAGCGCAAGCCGACAGAGGAAGAGATGGAGAGCCTGAAGTTTGCCTGGACGATCGTCAAACATGTCAAGTCCAACGCAATTGCTCTTGTTAATCATGGTCGGATGGTCGGCATGGGCGGCGGACAGACGAACCGTGTCGGCGCGGCGAAAATTGCGCTTGAGGAAGCGGGCGAAAAAACAAAAGGGGCAGTTCTTTCCTCTGATGCTTACTTCCCGATGAGTGACACCGTTGAAGTCGCAGCGAAGGCCGGCATCACGGCAATCATCCAGCCGGGCGGATCGATCCGCGACCAGGAATCGATCGACATGGCGAATAAATACAACATCGCCATGGTTATGACCGGTATGCGCCATTTCAAACACTGA